The genomic interval GTTTAACGATATGAAACTATCTAGGCTGACTTGGTACTTATCTACGACTGACAGTGTTCATTTTAGATTAATGTGGAAATACGTAGCTAGTTAGTATATTACTAGTCTATACTATACGTACATTTCGAAAGCTAAAATCGCTAGCGAGTTAGTCTAGCCTAATCTAGTTTACTATTTGAGAACACCTCGCTGATGTTCATCTAagtagtagctagctagttgacTGCCTAGATTAATGTTACTAGACAAATTTGACTAGCTAGTCAATGAATAACATACATTAAGGATAGCTAGTCCATCTTGTTGTAGCTAAACAACGGAGCAAGCAAACAATAATGCTTCCATTCAAACtggctggctaacgttagctacaccAACTGCTGTAATCCCGCTACCGTTAGACTATATAGACTAGTCGGCGTGCCATTTTTCTTCAGTCCACACTGGAGCGAAAAttctagctagccagccaacCGATGTTCGAGTACTACGACCGAAGCTAACGATAGGTAGCCAAGCTATATTACTAGAACTGACAATAAAATCATGTCAACTTGCTACTCTACAATTTATTTTGCCTGTCTCACCACATCCTCTGCAGTGATCACACCACTGCATTTGCTAGTAATTACACACATAGCGTGCTACCTGGCTAACATTAGCAAACTTGTCTGCTTCTCAAAACTCCCCACTAGCTAACGTAACAAGGTGTTCTAGTTACGCAGACTCCTAGACTAGTGGTTTCTAAATCTCGAAAATACAAGCTTAGAATAAGCCGGTCATAAAGATGTATTCAACCAACTTTTCTTACATTCCATGTCAATCTTATCACTCACCTATGTGGGTGTCCTGTCCGTGGGGGCCCGGCACCTGTACACTAATCTGCCTTTCGGGCTGCGGAATACATCGCAGGCAGAACGAGTGGAGGCAAGGTAGGAGTTTAGGTTCACAGTCGCGGTTCTGAAGACTTTGTTTACAGACATAGCACGTATCTAGGAGGTTTATTGGGGCAGATGGGGTGGCTGTTGGGGCTACTGGTGGAGGCGACATGTCTGTGATAGGAGCCGGTGAAGTCCCGACAACCTCCCCTGAAATAGCGGGCTCCGTAGTTTCAGGATTGGCGTTCCCGGTCGGGCTACTGCTGGTACTACCgtctccgcctcctccagcgCTGCTGCCACCACCACCATCGCCTCCTGCGCTGGTGGGTGTCGGCGCTTCGGAAACATTCTCCTGCGACTGACCGTCCTCTTCGTCCTTCGTAGCTGGTTCTATAACAATAACTGCATCGGCTTCTTTCGATGGGGGGTCTCCGCTGTCCTCTCCCTGAGGTGCTGGATCCATGTTCGCAGAGCTTTCCGTATCCCCTACGCCTTTGTTATCCGCCATCTTCCTTCCTCTTTGAACCGTTTGACGCTCTACGCACCAACAAAACTACGAAGGACCGACGTCATTGCGTCACGGCAAGGTCCTTGAAGagaatgtaattgtaattatcACTCTTTAGTTTAATTTCATTATCAATAAAAATCATTGGCACAGTCTGAAATAATACGATAATTTTCCAGAAAGCTTACACTTCAGATTATTTTATGCAAGCCAAATACGACAGAATCGAGAGCAATAACTCAGGTAAATAGCTAGCCAACCAGACAAATCGCTGATTCTACGTCAGCATACGGACGGTCGGCTAACTTCGGAAGCTATATGTGAAACGAATGTGCAGAGATCCTGTAAATTCCACTAAAATAGAATAGGCACGTCCCGTTCCCATTACAATTGTCTAATtatctgcatttttatatgATCAATTAGTGAATTACACACAATCAGcgcattcattaaaatatatgcCTTGGTCGCATGAGTTTTCTAGTTCGATTTCTGACTGAACACATGACTTATTCTAGAACGTGAAATCGTCGTTGTGTGCAAAGTTTTGGTTATATAAAACTTATTTCGGAATCAAACAACGTATAAAAATGTAACTCAAAGTCCTATTCCTGCTTATGTGTTTGGATGGAGTTGTTAGTGTTCTATTTCGGCACCCCTGTTCTGTATGCGTCGTCAAATTTCTTTATTTGGAGAGGGATAGTTTGACCCAATGACTTGAGTATGTTATATCTAATCTATTTCCACTataaatttaagtttttttcctgttccttaataaaaaataactttgtatGCTCTCTCATTTCCCCTTTCCCCACATTTTGCACTGACCATCGTTAGTTCTTTCATGGTGCATTTGTTCAAATGTGTTCCCTGAAATTAAACGTGAATCGGGTGGACAACGGTATACTGGTCTTCGTGACTAGCCCAGTTTAATCAAAACGAATTCTCTAAACTAGAAAACTAAAACAGGTGCGTAAATTCACGCAGATATAGGTCTGGATGAGGGTGGGgagaatgtttattttggttttggtgGCATCACATGACAAGGCTAATTTCCTCAATTGGGTGGAATATTTGATATGTACGTAATAATTACTATTTTGTGATTAGTTTTAACCCATTAACACCTGtaatatggagaaaaaaagaaccttATGTTTAATAGGGAAAAAGTTGAGATCACGTTAATAACAtaactttctgaaaatgtagtGTTGTGCAGTATAAttaaaagacaaatgaaaatgtcatcAATACAGACGTACATCCATCTTACTTCAACTTATTTGTCTTCAatagatggaaaaaaataagcCAGCCCTGTTATAACTGCATTCTAAATTCTGTAACACCATTAAATTATTTGGTCACTTGACTTTTACGATAGACAAAACACTTGGAACTCCTAAATCCCAAGGCTGCACAGTTGACACATTGAAACATACAGAACTGTATATGTCCAATTCTGAAAGGAGTAAAATGCTTGAAGTTGTTCAATTAAAAAGTGtattataataacaaattaCATACGGCAGCACACACAGTGCTTAGATACTGCAAGGGGAATCAGGTGAGCACAGCCTCTGGACTTTTTTTGTTCTATTCCCACTTTCTGAAGTTGATTGGAAGGTTCCCCTTCCTCTTCTTTTGATTTACCACAGACATTCAACACGTACAGAAGCTGAAACAGACCAGCGTTGTGGTAAATACCACCACGGGGTTTGACTTTCAAACATTTCTTGCACATTTGTACAATGGGTGAGTTTattagtataaaataaaaataaaaaaacgcatGAAACATATTTCGGTAAGAAAACTGAGCAGATAACAGGCATGTTAACCGCAGACATTTGATCTAGCAGTtttacaaaaagcaaaaaaaaaaaaaagacaaatgattCATATCCTCTAACCTGAGCGATCATGGCCTCTAAAGAAATTAATTGCGTGTGCCATCAGTGTTTCAGGCTGCACTCTTCCTCATCCCGGCCTGTTCGCAGGGCTGACTCAAACCCTGTTTGCTGGCTCGTTTTTGTATCCGTGCCGATTTCATAGCCGACACACCAACACTTCCCCGAAGGCCGATGTTCCGCCTCTGGGTCCTCCTCCTTAACCGAATCCTCCTTAGCTCCAGGTAGGAAGGTGCACTTCCTGTCCTAGAAGTCCTGCCGAATGTTCTCCTTGTTCTCGTCTCCTTGCTGTTGTCGGAGCTGTCCCACCTCGTTCTCCAGCTGGACGATGGCGCGCTCAATCTCGTAGTTCTTGCTCACCAGCGACACCCAActacaaagcaaaaaaaggaaagatagCATTGAAATATTGTAGTTGTCACTCACGTTCCTTTACACAAGTATAACTGCTGAAATTCACCTTGACAGCTAGAATAACTGAATTAGCATGCCCATGATAGCCGCGCTGATAACACCATTATGCTCTACGTACTTGGACTCCAGCTCTCTCAATTTGGCTCCTCCAGCTAGCTGGTCATTTTTGCGCTGCCAGTTAAGATCCTGGACCTGCTTCCTGTATGGGAGGGAAGAATAATGACACAACGCACTGAAAAACAATGGTCATCAATCATGATtttaccccacccccctatTGTCAGGTTAGATGCGTCAAGCTATACATTTTCTTGCAGATATGGTAACTGCTACATTAACACAGTAAGGAGTTTGTTGAACATCATGCTGttcaagcagcagcagcaggggtgAGTGGAGCTCACCTGAACCTCTGGAGCTCCTTTTGTGCCAGTTCAATCATGAACGCCAGGTTACTGTTGAGACAAAACAAGTTGCACACACGTTGACGTTTGTTTTGGACTTCCTCGCACAGTTTCATCGAGTTACATTTTCTCTCAAGATCACGCAAaacatgagtgagtgtgtcattAGGCCCTTGAACCCACAGTCAGCATTATTGTGTATGCCACTGTACATACATTGCATGATGACAGACCAATgtctaaatgcatttttataacgCAGAGAAATATTACGTTTCAATGGCTTCTGACAGCCCATTCAAGATGACACTGATGTATTAGGGAACATATACATATCCATAATCAGGGCAGGAGTGAAATTTCTGGAAAACagtgattttaaatgaattgtggggaaagaaaaaaaacaatatttagagCTCTTTAGCACCACCATGTGTTTTGAATGACCCCATATAATATGGCTGTGAGTGGGGCTGTCAAGTCAGAATATATTATGGCAAACCGTTTGGGATTGCAAGAATTTTTGTGAAAAGCCACACCTGTTGCAAGTTCACTTGCTTATCGGGCCACATTTCTCTACATgagaacatgcatttttaagGAGAAGATGTCAGTGATACATCACGCAGTCTCAAGTATTTTTCAAAACTTTCCAAATGCGAAATGCAATATGGTAAACTTCATGGGTCCTTGGTGGCTCACATGTTGTCTATACGTAGAGGATTGTAAGTGATTTTGGTTTCAAATCTCTGGGCTACATGGGCAATACTTTTTCAAAAACTGCAATATCAATTCACTAGTACAGCGCCACCATGTGGCCGCTTGGCTGAAAATTCAGTCAAGGCACTatacttttacattacatttatttagcagttgctttcatccaaagcgatgtacaaaagtgcacatcATGGTCATTgtacaactacaaaacacaggttcagtaaggttcGATACTCATTTcttacagctatttctagccaagaacacagttcagttcacacagtgaacactattctgacctaacttatgccaagccaaactatgGAGAGGAACAACCTAGAAGCTATACTTCATTAACGTGTGGAACTTGCTCccctaaatatataaattaagcATAAATCCACAAAAGGGCGTGAGTTAGGGAACTGCTTTAGCCCATAAGAGCACTCACTCGTTGTACACCTTCCAGGCATTAGTGCCGTACTCGGCCATGAGCTCCAGGTTCTCGATGCGCACCGCCTGGTGCTCCAGCTGGGCCATGGAGTTATTCACACACTCCTGCCACGCGGTGATGTCATTCTTCTGGCCAGACGAGGGGGCCGGCAGCTCGTATCTGTACAAGGGAAAGAACGGTAGCAAGGAGGTGCACTGACAGAAAGACACTATCtgtgaaatcataaaaaaatacaaataaaaacacaccatACAAACACCTAATGCATGCATAAACCAAATAATGTCCTTGTATTCCTTCACCTGGACAAGCAATCCTTTGTTTGTGAGCCGGCTATATAAGACTCTGCGGTCAAATGCGGCAATAAAAGACACCGTGGACTTCACTGGGTTTACATGCTAACCCTAACTCCAGGGTCTAGCCCCAACCCAAACTGTAGTGTAAACACATAGACTAAACTCACACTTTTATGCACAAACATAAAACCCAGACTAGAGTCCAGAGCAGAAGCAAAGGTCCACAGTCACACAAGCAAAGCCTGCATCTGCCTCAGGCAAACACACCACTCCTGCCCCTGGCATGCACTGGTCTTAAGGACAGAGTGCCATGCTTATCAGCAGAGTGGCATTAATGTATGGACAGAAATGTCTGATAGGAAGCGCAGGCACTGCCATGGATATGAATGCATGTTCAAAAGCACAGGCATTACCATGGATACAAATGCCTGTTCAAAAGCTCAGGCATTACCATGGATACAAACACCTGTTCAAAAGCTCAGGCATTACTATGGATACAAACACCTGTTCAAAAGCGCAGGCATTACCATGGATACAAACACCTGTTCAAAAGCGCAAGCGTTACCATGGATACAAGCACCTGTTCAAAAGCCCAGGCATTACCATGGATACCAACGTCTGTTCAAAAGCTCAGGCATTACCATGGATACAACAGCAAACTCGTTCATGACAAAACCGCACGCAGGCATTACCATGGATACAAACACCTGTTCAAAGCTCAGGCATACCAGGCTCACATGCTTACCATGGATACAAATGAGGGATCAACAACCTACTTTCATGCTGAGCAGCTCCAGCGGCTGTCTGGCAGCGAGCCTCTCAAACTCATTCCGCATGATCTCAGTctagagaaaatcaggaaaacAAGTCGTCAAAGATTACTAATATTACCAGACTCGCTCAGCAGATGCACTTAAACTGAATGGCTATtgtataaatctttttttaaattttttaatcagACATTTCACCCAAAATATAAGAAACATGCTACAGCTATGACTTGAGATTTCAGTACATCTGCAGTTGAAGCTTACTACCAGTCTtctcatttaaccctttaaggtgtaaattcacaaatatgcgattagaatgcttttaactgaacattcaaatgctgatgtaacaatcactactggtaattgaaaacaACGGCGTTCTAGAATGCTGacttagaataaaaaatatacatattccaaaaaacctactcttcaaagggttaatctgGTACACAACCCCAAATGACAAAATTCTGACTATTATGCTCCATACAAACCTCAAAGGCAGAGAAGTCAGGTGTGGGCAGGTAACTCAGGTAGTTCTTTGTAGGTCGGTACCTGCGAGTTTCCTCCTCCACCAGAGCAGCAGCCTACAAGGAGAAATGGACTTCATTCAAAACTTCGCAGAGCACACTCAACACTCGTCTGTAAATACATACCGCAGAAGTGTCTTCACCTTGTTCACGCTATTGTGATATTAAAGCTAGGAATGAAAATTTAATCAACTTGCTTTAGCATTTATCCACTAAAACGATTTGGCTTGAATCATGTGCTTATAACTGATGCTATTTTTTATTGAGCTTGAAGCAATGGAATTTATGGAAACTGTACAAGTTCTGTAACTGGTTTTGTCTGTCCTAAACCGGAGGCAGAAAAAACTCATACAACCTAATGTTCGAAAAACGTTTCAAATTAACCATACTCTGGCCAGCTCTCTAATGTGTTCCTTTCATTGGGGACAGTTGGGGCTATAAACAGATAATGCTAGTGTCGTAACGTTACCGGATTGCAAGCCATCTATGAGTGCACAAACTTACATTGCAAAGCTGACACTCTCCCGTTCCAATGACTCAtattcgattttttttttaaaatcactttacGAAATTACCGTTATTAGCTTGAGCTAAATTTGAAAGGAAGCctcttcatttttcatatcCTATCACGTAAGATACAGTTAAGTTTACCATAGCGTTTGAGCCATGGTACGACTTACTGACGTTAGGAAACTTAAATCGACATCACTCTCGGTGTAGCGTTTCAATTCACGTAATAACACAATACCTTCTAAAATCCCGTGGAACATCACTAGTCAGTGCCTCTTTGTAACATCACGGTAAACTATGCTTTTTCCTGAAACTGTGACGCACAACTCGCGTATGTAATACAACCAATGTTAGCATGGACGATCTAGCATCGACCGCACATGCGTTAATATTAGCACATCTTACGATCAAGCCCTTATCACTGGGAAACtatatttttaacagaaaagcAACGTTCACAACAGTTTGTACTTGCCGCTTCTCTAACGCCAGCAGCGTCATAGCCCTGGTCAAAGTAAGGCAAAGCATCCACAAACACTTCACCAGCCACAGATATCGTCCCCGCCATTTTCCTTTTGCATCAAACCGATAAGAACGCGCTTGCGCATTCGTAGGCAGTATGTACCGTACTATCGAGATTAAAAGCGCAGCCTCTAGCAGGAATATTGACTGACCATTGTCGTCAGACggcaaatatttttgtaaccaatgaatgatttgcattttttttggattagcctatatatttaGTCTGAGTATGACAGCTCAGAAGTGTGCTTCATGCTGCATCCCATACCTGTCACTGTGTCACTGAGGAGTGGGCCTATTCCCTGTGTTTCAAGTTTGTCATGTATTGATCCTTGTATAAACAGCACAAAAAGCCATATTGGCAATAAAATAAgctaagatatacttttatggaaccccgtggggtaatttgtcctctgcatttgacccatcctagttccttaggagcagtgggcagccacagtgcagcgcccggggaccaactccagttctgaggccagtgccttggtcaagggcaactgcaggagtgtACCTAACGTGGTTTGATTTAGCTTTCCTTTATCAAACAAAGCTACAGTAGTATGTTTCTCCCAGTTTATCAAAAGCCATAACCACCATATCTGAAGCATGGCAACACATGAACACCTTTGTGAACTTAGCATGTACATTATTTCctcacaaaacattacatttaacactgaacaacTTTACAAATATAATATTCTACATTTAAAGCAAATTGTTTACTTCAAATAATATCTTCCCAGATGGGAAGTGGTTGGTAAATGGGAGAATTATAAAATGGTCTTTGTAGTAATGAAAGTATGAGAGCAAGGAGGAGTGGAATACTTCTCTAAATTAAGTCAGAGTCTGATCATTGGAAGCATGGTATTATCTCGATTAACAATTCTGAAAACTGTCCTTGTTGAAATGTTATGTGCCAGCCAAGGAGTGCAACATCCACCTCAAGAtttgtacaaaatgtgtttattttcagaaggGTAATTTATGCTTCATAAAAAAGTATAAAACCTGtacatattttccaaaaaaagccCTTCAATAGCACTGATAACCAGGCTTAGAGGCACCTATGGTTTCtattaaagtacattttttaaaaacttcagtTAAGAGATGACTGTTGTAAACCAAGGTAATATGAACCAGCTCCAAATATT from Anguilla rostrata isolate EN2019 chromosome 11, ASM1855537v3, whole genome shotgun sequence carries:
- the bcas2 gene encoding pre-mRNA-splicing factor SPF27; this encodes MAGTISVAGEVFVDALPYFDQGYDAAGVREAAAALVEEETRRYRPTKNYLSYLPTPDFSAFETEIMRNEFERLAARQPLELLSMKRYELPAPSSGQKNDITAWQECVNNSMAQLEHQAVRIENLELMAEYGTNAWKVYNDNLAFMIELAQKELQRFRKQVQDLNWQRKNDQLAGGAKLRELESNWVSLVSKNYEIERAIVQLENEVGQLRQQQGDENKENIRQDF